The Pelodiscus sinensis isolate JC-2024 chromosome 6, ASM4963464v1, whole genome shotgun sequence genome has a segment encoding these proteins:
- the ACTBL2 gene encoding LOW QUALITY PROTEIN: beta-actin-like protein 2 (The sequence of the model RefSeq protein was modified relative to this genomic sequence to represent the inferred CDS: inserted 9 bases in 6 codons; deleted 1 base in 1 codon; substituted 2 bases at 2 genomic stop codons), with amino-acid sequence MGDDEIAALVVDNSSSMCKAGFXGDDAPRAVFPSIVGHRGHQNVMEADEPQGQLCWDEAQNKQGIXTLKYLTEHSIVTNWDDMEKSWYHTFYNELWVAPKEHSVLLSEACLYPQPKREKIAKIMFKTFSAPAXYVAILIVLSSYASGCTTCIVMDSDAGVTLKAPIYEGYALPHAILQLDLVGQNLXYFMKILTERGSSFTATAGREILSDIKEKLCYVALDFEQEMATSASSSSLEKSYELPDEQVITLGNKRFYCPEAXFPAAFLDMEPCSILETNFNSIMKRDVDICRDLHANMVXSTMXAAITDCMQKGLAYLSPNTMKIRIIASPVCKFSVWIGGSILPSFSTFXQMWISKLEYDESRPSIIHSKCC; translated from the exons ATGGGTGATGATGAGATTGCTGCTCTAGTTGTAGACAATAGCTCTAGTATGTGCAAGGCTGGGT CTGGGGATGATGCCCCTCGTGCTGTGTTCCCCTCCATTGTGGGGCATCGTGGGCACCAGAACGTGATGGAGGCAGATGAGCCACAAGGACAGCTATGTTGGGACGAAGCCCAGAATAAGCAGGGCA CTACACTGAAGTACCTTACTGAGCATAGCATTGTTACTAACTGGGATGACATGGAGAAGAGCTGGTATCACACCTTTTACAATGAATTGTGGGTGGCTCCTAAGGAGCACTCTGTATTGCTTAGTGAGGCTTGCCTCTACCCTCAGCCTAAGAGGGAGAAGATCGCTAAGATCATGTTTAAGACTTTCAGTGCACCAGC ATACGTGGCTATCCTGATTGTGCTGTCCAGCTATGCCTCTGGCTGCACCACATGCATTGTAATGGACTCTGATGCT GGAGTTACCCTCAAAGCCCCCATCTATGAGGGCTATGCCCTGCCCCATGCTATCCTCCAGCTGGACTTGGTTGGCCAGAATC ACTACTTCATGAAAATCCTGACAGAGCGGGGCTCCAGCTTCACTGCCACAGCTGGGAGGGAGATTTTGAGTGACATCAAGGAGAAGCTGTGCTATGTTGCCTTAGATTTTGAGCAGGAAATGGCCacatctgcctcttcctcctcactAGAGAAGAGCTATGAGCTCCCTGATGAGCAGGTGATCACCTTGGGTAATAAGAGGTTCTACTGCCCTGAGGC TTTTCCAGCAGCCTTCCTGGACATGGAGCCCTGCAGCATCCTTGAGACCAACTTCAACTCTATCATGAAACgtgatgtggatatctgcagggATCTGCATGCTAATATGGT CAGCACCATGTAGGCAGCCATTACTGATTGTATGCAGAAAGGGCTTGCTTACCTATCACCAAATACCATGAAAATCAGAATCATTGCCTCTCCTGTGTGTAAATTTTCTGTCTGGATTGGTGGCTCTATCCTGCCTTCTTTCTCCACCTTCTAACAGATGTGGATCAGCAAACTGGAGTACGATGAGTCCAGGCCATCCATTATTCACAGCAAATGTTGCTAG